From the Trifolium pratense cultivar HEN17-A07 linkage group LG4, ARS_RC_1.1, whole genome shotgun sequence genome, the window taaagagATGAGTAGTTGATTACATGTTTGCCCCTTTAACTAGTCATAGTCATATATCTACAACTTCATAATGctctcatcttcttcatctgaAATAATAttggttttgaaattttttgagtttttttatttgttcatcTTTTTTCTTATCTAGTATTTACGGTGAATTAAAtactaaaaaacataaattcattatataattttgtttttcgaTTAGCAAAGAACTACATATTATTGGATgtataaccttttttttttttacacacaatgtataactttttttaaatcGTTGAttatttccaaaattatttgggtgttgtattttagtataaattaAAATACGAATATGAATTAATTTTTCCCTTTTATGACCATTTTGTGTTGTCATGTTGGCTTTCAATgaagaagaatttttttaatatttcaaaatctaattttttttttgactaaaacttTAAGTTTTGACCggagattttaaattttatcaatatgaatgttcaatatcacctaattggactaacaaacaaatgagaaaaagaattttgatcatcAGACTCCGAATGTATAGACAGATCGTAATAAAAGTCTAATCGAAaacctagttttaatgaaagggtaACCCAACTTCAAACCCTAAATCCCTAAATTATGTTTTccccaaatttttattttttaggcaaaattacattacatgtcatttatcttattttttgtaacactttagtcctttagttttttttttgtaacactttgatcccttatttatttacagtataaaaaataaaggacctattttttatgcatatattttatcatggttttggttcttatttttatgggtagatttcttttattttaactaattatttttttgttcctGACtttatgttttgtattttttttatatttttatctttaaagataaaattacatttaaagataaaagatttaaaatattattaaaattgatgagaacaaatctttttttttaaccgtagttctttttctttttattaatgcATTAGTAGTAGTAGTTCCTTTTAATACTATAATATAATGTTAGGAAAAATgttgaaatattaataatttcaattttaaaaatatttttaattaaaaacagaAATTCATCATAAACTTCGTAAAAATCCACAAATTAATCACGATCTTCGTAtaaactcaatattttttttttaaagtaaacccataaaaagaaaatcatcaaTTGAACAACTACAACCCAACCCAGAATTTCATCAACATATAAAAAACGCTTTATGTTCTCAACCaacactgatattctctatcGTGACTCTGCTCTTAGTCCTTGCAAGAACCGTCGCGAACCAGATCGTATTCTGTTTCGATCTCACGCGTCACCGCGCCGCCGCCGTCGACGAACAACCCAACAGTGACGCCGCACCTCCATCTCCTCATTCGTGCTATTGTTTTCTATTCGTGCAACCCCACATCAAACGCACGCGTCCTTTGCAACAATAGACATAATTTATGACATACTTCATATGATGGGTCGTGATGATGTACCAGTTGGTCTAGGAGATGTTTTTGCAATGAATAAGACAGATCCAATACTATCAGTTGTTGGAGACTGCAAGTATGTTAAAGTTATTTCTTATGGGAGTGGGAAACGTGATAGAGAAGGAGAAAGATCTATTAAAGAAATATCTATTTTTGATAATATGAAAATAGAAAGTTTCAATTTCATGAGTGGTGATAATTAACAGGTCCAATGAGAATGGTAATCTTGTTAAACTGTTTGGATTTTATTTGCAATGAAGCATTGATACTGTGAGATTGGCTGCTGGTTGTTTTTTGACAGAGTTGTACTTACTACTACTTAGATTCACAGTTCAATGCAAGGGCATTAACGGAATCTATCATCCTAATTTAATatcaacaaatttttaattttttttactgttatGGGACCCACCAACAAAAAAGTTAAGGAAACCTGTTGTAGCAGGTCAAATTAAGAGGATCACCAGTGCACCTAAATTTTTGAGGACCATATTAGGGGCTCCCACATGATATTATTCTCATAATTATTCTTCAATTAATAGCGGCACAGCTTGTTACCTGTTTGCCCTTCATTCAAATATAATTATCCTACTTATATATATTACCAACAAATGACTTAATTGAATAATTCAATCTTAAAATGATTCCTTCTTCAAGGATGATTCTTTTCACTTTGCTGAACTAGTATAGGAATATTGTTTCTTAAACATAACTCATTGAAAATCTTAAAATATTAACTCTGAAAATCTTTATTGAAAATCTTAAAATATTAACTCATTGAAAATCTTTCTTAAACATTCTCATCTTGAGAAACTTTATAGTAGAATGACACTTTTATTAGATTATGAGGATCTCATAAAATTTATGTAGTTTTCCTTTTTTGTCTTGTATTGTTGTAGTATATCCTCTCAAAGCACACAAAGCTCAATGTGAGTTTAGTCACATAACTTCAAGTGCAATCTTATGTAGTTTGTGATGCAAGTTCTTATATCATGACTCTTCAATTCTTTTATGAGAACCTTAGCTTGTGGCGATGAAGAAGACTTTATACGATAAGTTTCTCACCttctaaattaattattttatgaccCGAATAATAGTTTTCTAATATCTTCACGAAGAATAGGATACCATATTATTGCAATTTTATAATGCTACTTTGATTCTTTCATGTTGAGAAAGTATGATGCACTTGTTGGTGTGAATGATTTATTATGTGATTATCgttctttcaacaaaaactcaagtgaaAACATAACTCACAATTTGAGAAGATACTTTAGAACATATAGGCCAAGTGATGCAATAATGATACATATATAGTAGTTAGATAACGAAAGACTTAGGATAATAAGGGTGAGAGATATATACTTGATTGGCATTTTGACAAACCTAGAGACTAGAGGGGAAATGATGTTACTCATGTTATCGTGGAGTTGATAAAATATTATCACGACTTTCACTTGtcaatattagattttttataatttaggcATGGTCATGAAACACAATGGCATTTTCCTTCTAGTCTAACACAATTTCTATGACTTTTGTGATGCCCTGATGTTGTTATGAGAGTTTATCTATTTCTACCTATTTTTCTTGTGTGCATGCAGATAACACCATGTATGATCAATGTGTGATCAGTGGAGCTTTGTTGCAAAGTCATAATAAAGGTTTTTTCATATAActtatgttattgttttattttagacCATTGATTTATACTTTAACTATGACACTATGTGATTATGTATACCtctaaaaatataacattattGTATATACCTCTGatgtttttattctttaacTAGATTCTATTTATGCTTTAACTATGTTATCTTTTATGATTGTTAACTTTATTGTGAAGAAGATCTCTTTTATGATTTAACTATTCTTTGATTTCTTAAAAATGTGAAATACTAATGTATGCCTTCGatttagatattttaaaataagtgaGAAAACATAATACTAATGTTTATCAATTTGGATGGACTAATCTAACATACCTTCAAACATGTTGAATTATACattattcaaattcaattcatttaATTGATGAACTTATTTTGAGCTCAAGTTCAACTTTTTAAGTCGAAtatcaagttttaaaaaaaaaaatatctttttgatccataaagaaattgaaagagtTAATAATTGAATTTTCGAATTAACTCAGTCAGTTAAAtttactcccttcgtcccaaaatgagtgagtcattttgactatatacactattcacatatcttgttttgaccctatttttctactaataaataaaacatatattagcatataagatgttgaaTTCATCTCGAAGAGTATttacaaaatatcatatttttataatttttattattatacgattaaaaatattaatcattaaAATCATGCATTGACATGCGTGACGCAGTCAAATGACTGACTTATTGTGGGACAGACGGAgtatttgttttgtattttccCAAACAGACCCTGTCCGACCACCCGGTCCAATATGGCTTTTCTGATTCGGTTCGTTTCCGTTTGCTCAATGAAACTGATACGTTGTGTGTACGAAATCTCTCTCGCCATAGAATTTCTCTCTCCGATTCGATGGCTTCCACTTACCGTGACCGTACGTCGGAGTTCCGATCACTGACGGAGACTCTAAAGAAGATCGGCGGCGGAGGAGGTGGAGCCACATCACCGCCTAATCAACAACCGTCTACCTCTCAAAATTCCTATTCAAGATCCGAATTCAACCGAAAAGCATCACAAATCGGATTTGGAATCCATGAAACTTCACAGAAAATCGCTAGACTCGCTAAGTGTAAGCAATTTCATCATCattttatgtgtatatatatatattgaatcgAATTGAATtgattgaattttgtttttatgatctGTTATTGGTTGTTGTAGTGGCGAAGCAATCGTCGATGTTTAATGATCCAATTATGGAAATTCAAGAACTAACTGCATTCATTAAGACTGATATAACGACGTTGAATGCGGCTGTTTTGGATTTGCAAAATATTCAGAAAATTGATTTGGCTGATGAGATTTACTCAGAAGATAGAGTTGTACATTCCAATGCTGTTTGTGATGACTTGAAGAACAAGCTCATGGGAGCCACAAAGCATCTTCAAGATGTTTTGACTACTAGGACAGAGGTAACTATTGTTTAGCACAAACTTTACAAACGAATAGCGGATATAGTGGCGTTATAGCGCAATTGCATAGGGAAATTTTAACAAATTGCTATTGTTCTCTGATACGCGGTTTAGTACAaggtgttgtcaaatagcggctataggACTCTAGCACAgtaa encodes:
- the LOC123920575 gene encoding syntaxin-31-like yields the protein MASTYRDRTSEFRSLTETLKKIGGGGGGATSPPNQQPSTSQNSYSRSEFNRKASQIGFGIHETSQKIARLAKLAKQSSMFNDPIMEIQELTAFIKTDITTLNAAVLDLQNIQKIDLADEIYSEDRVVHSNAVCDDLKNKLMGATKHLQDVLTTRTEITIKWNSSWQSAKNLRFGNVKRNTVYCSSI